In one window of Hevea brasiliensis isolate MT/VB/25A 57/8 chromosome 10, ASM3005281v1, whole genome shotgun sequence DNA:
- the LOC110657817 gene encoding uncharacterized protein LOC110657817 translates to MSVEVLDGATIVNFVEDEEAFTVSIRDRFAHLDTDQDGLLSYAEMLKELQSLRVFETHFGIDVKRDPEELARVYGSLFKQFDHDLNGRVDLEEFKEETKQMMLAMANGLGFLPVQMVLEEDSLLKKAVERESASASAAA, encoded by the coding sequence ATGAGTGTGGAAGTTTTGGACGGTGCCACCATTGTCAACTTTGTGGAGGACGAAGAAGCATTCACTGTGTCAATACGTGATCGCTTTGCTCACCTTGACACAGACCAAGATGGTCTTCTTTCATATGCAGAAATGTTGAAGGAGCTGCAGAGTCTCAGGGTTTTCGAGACTCACTTTGGGATCGATGTGAAGCGAGACCCAGAAGAGTTGGCTCGAGTTTATGGTTCTCTGTTTAAACAGTTTGATCATGACTTGAATGGGAGAGTAGATTTGGAGGAGTTCAAAGAAGAGACCAAGCAGATGATGCTGGCCATGGCTAATGGGTTGGGTTTTTTGCCTGTTCAGATGGTGTTGGAAGAGGATAGTCTCTTGAAGAAAGCTGTGGAGAGGGAGTCTGCTTCTGCTTCTGCTGCTGCTTAA